In Vigna unguiculata cultivar IT97K-499-35 chromosome 3, ASM411807v1, whole genome shotgun sequence, a single genomic region encodes these proteins:
- the LOC114179088 gene encoding 14-3-3-like protein GF14 iota — protein sequence MSSEKERETQVYIAKLSEQAERYEEMVECMKAIAKLDLELTVEERNLLSVGYKNVIGARRASWRIMSSIEQKEESKGNESNAKMIKNYRQKVEEELSKICSDILSIIDKHLVPSSTSGEATVFYYKMKGDYYRYLAEFKTDQERKEAAEQSLKGYEAALAAANTDLPSTHPIRLGLALNFSVFYYEIMNSPERACHLAKQAFDEAIAELDTLSEESYKDSTLIMQLLRDNLTLWTSDLPEDGGDEIKPEEIKPAAAPEH from the exons ATGTCCTCGGAGAAGGAGAGAGAGACCCAAGTTTACATCGCGAAGCTCTCTGAGCAAGCTGAGAGATATGAAG AAATGGTTGAATGCATGAAGGCGATTGCAAAGCTTGATCTAGAATTGACCGTGGAAGAGAGGAATCTGCTGTCGGTGGGATATAAAAATGTGATTGGTGCACGAAGAGCTTCTTGGCGCATTATGTCATCGATTGAACAGAAGGAAGAGTCTAAAGGAAACGAGAGCAATGCAAAAATGATAAAGAATTATCGTCAAAAGGTGGAAGAGGAACTCTCCAAAATTTGCAGCGATATTCTGTCAATTATTGACAAGCATCTTGTTCCTTCTTCCACCTCAGGAGAAGCCACCGTTTTCTACTATAAGAT GAAGGGTGACTATTATCGATATCTAGCTGAGTTCAAGACTGACCAAGAAAGAAAGGAGGCAGCTGAGCAATCACTGAAGGGATATGAG GCTGCTTTAGCTGCAGCAAACACAGATCTTCCATCAACACATCCAATTCGTCTTGGACTTGCACTCAACTTCTCAGTCTTCTATTATGAGATAATGAACTCTCCTGAAAg GGCCTGCCATTTGGCTAAGCAAGCTTTTGATGAAGCAATTGCTGAGTTAGACACCTTGAGTGAAGAGTCATACAAGGACAGCACCTTGATCATGCAGCTCTTGAGAGACAATCTCACTCTCTGGACCTCCGATTTGCCCGAGGATGGAG GTGATGAAATCAAACCAGAAGAAATCAAACCTGCTGCTGCTCCTGAG CACTGA